A single genomic interval of Nocardioides nitrophenolicus harbors:
- the gdhA gene encoding NADP-specific glutamate dehydrogenase, with translation MNPTLQPVFDEILARNPGEAEFHQATRELLDSLGPVVARHPEYTDAAIIRRVCEPERQIIFRVPWVDDAGQVQLNRGFRVEFNSALGPYKGGLRFHPSVYLGIVKFLGFEQIFKNALTGMPIGGGKGGSDFDPKGRSDAEVMRFCQSFMTELYRHIGEYTDVPAGDIGVGGREIGYLFGQYKRITNRYESGVLTGKGIGWGGSLVRTEATGYGTVYFANEILKARGSSFEGKTVIVSGSGNVAIYAAEKAIELGATVVACSDSSGYVVDEKGLDLDLLKEVKEVRRERLSSYAEARESARFVADGRVWDVACDIALPCATQNELDGDDALTLVRNGCTVVAEGANMPCTPEAVKVFADAGVAFAPGKAANAGGVATSALEMQQNASRDSWSFAHTEARLEEIMVGIHARCLETAETYGAPGNYVAGANIAGFIQVADAMLALGVI, from the coding sequence CTGAACCCGACCCTGCAGCCGGTCTTCGACGAGATCCTGGCCCGGAACCCCGGCGAGGCCGAGTTCCACCAGGCGACGCGCGAGCTGCTCGACAGCCTGGGTCCGGTCGTCGCCCGCCACCCCGAGTACACCGACGCCGCGATCATCCGCCGGGTGTGCGAGCCGGAGCGACAGATCATCTTCCGGGTGCCGTGGGTCGACGACGCCGGTCAGGTGCAGCTCAACCGCGGCTTCCGGGTGGAGTTCAACTCCGCGCTCGGGCCCTACAAGGGCGGCCTGCGCTTCCACCCGTCGGTCTACCTCGGCATCGTCAAGTTCCTCGGCTTCGAGCAGATCTTCAAGAACGCGCTCACCGGCATGCCCATCGGCGGCGGCAAGGGCGGCTCGGACTTCGACCCGAAGGGCCGCAGCGACGCCGAGGTCATGCGCTTCTGCCAGTCGTTCATGACCGAGCTGTACCGCCACATCGGTGAGTACACCGACGTCCCGGCCGGCGACATCGGCGTCGGCGGCCGCGAGATCGGCTACCTGTTCGGGCAGTACAAGCGGATCACCAACCGCTACGAGTCCGGCGTGCTGACCGGCAAGGGCATCGGCTGGGGCGGCTCCCTGGTCCGCACCGAGGCCACCGGCTACGGCACCGTCTACTTCGCCAACGAGATCCTCAAGGCGCGCGGCAGCTCCTTCGAGGGCAAGACCGTCATCGTCTCCGGCTCCGGCAACGTCGCGATCTACGCCGCCGAGAAGGCGATCGAGCTCGGCGCGACCGTCGTGGCCTGCTCCGACTCGAGCGGGTACGTCGTCGACGAGAAGGGCCTCGACCTCGACCTGCTGAAGGAGGTCAAGGAGGTGCGCCGCGAGCGGCTGTCGTCGTACGCCGAGGCGCGGGAGTCCGCGCGCTTCGTCGCCGACGGCCGCGTCTGGGACGTCGCCTGCGACATCGCGCTCCCCTGCGCCACCCAGAACGAGCTCGACGGCGACGACGCCCTCACCCTCGTCCGCAACGGCTGCACCGTCGTCGCCGAGGGCGCCAACATGCCCTGCACCCCCGAGGCGGTGAAGGTCTTCGCCGACGCCGGCGTCGCCTTCGCCCCGGGCAAGGCCGCCAACGCCGGTGGCGTGGCGACCAGCGCGCTGGAGATGCAGCAGAACGCCTCCCGCGACTCGTGGAGCTTCGCCCACACCGAGGCGCGGCTCGAGGAGATCATGGTCGGCATCCACGCCCGCTGCCTGGAGACCGCCGAGACCTACGGCGCTCCCGGCAACTACGTCGCGGGCGCCAACATCGCGGGCTTCATCCAGGTCGCCGACGCGATGCTGGCGCTCGGGGTCATCTGA
- the amiA gene encoding streptamidine family RiPP → MNEFFTPIGQRAQLSTHSAGHSNALVENPFDEVEATEGD, encoded by the coding sequence ATGAACGAGTTCTTCACCCCGATCGGCCAGCGGGCCCAGCTCTCGACCCACAGCGCCGGCCACAGCAACGCCCTCGTCGAGAACCCCTTCGACGAGGTCGAGGCCACCGAGGGCGACTGA
- a CDS encoding CocE/NonD family hydrolase → MRELRASVGGLATRVWLPVPPPRAVLVVRTPYGAAGHAAEARGWTAHGIGLVVQDVRGRHESPGAFVPYAEEHGTDGPDLLGWVRSWADAPVVLMGTSYGAYAALATAVRAPVEGVVVAVPALGLGETARTRGGVLQLASRLGWWLAHDVRRPWAEVVTARRRDAERAAAVAALDCPLLAIGGTDDYFAHDVVDLWSAWGGPARLVLGPWDHGLAGAARARRILGWLDAVLDGRPPRGATLVDRSGGRHEGAPPMAEVRLAARPGVSWCASLAVRRPDGSTREIAHGAAFGSRLTLGPVLLAPAERTALELRVTADDFPRYARSPHPPGPVPDHHLELSP, encoded by the coding sequence ATGAGGGAGCTCCGCGCGTCCGTCGGCGGCCTGGCCACCCGGGTCTGGCTGCCGGTGCCGCCGCCTCGGGCGGTCCTCGTCGTCCGCACGCCCTACGGCGCCGCCGGGCACGCCGCCGAGGCGCGAGGCTGGACGGCCCACGGCATCGGCCTCGTCGTGCAGGACGTCCGCGGTCGCCACGAGTCGCCCGGCGCCTTCGTCCCGTACGCCGAGGAGCACGGCACCGACGGGCCCGACCTGCTCGGCTGGGTGCGTTCGTGGGCCGACGCCCCGGTCGTCCTGATGGGCACGTCGTACGGCGCGTACGCGGCGCTGGCGACCGCGGTCCGGGCGCCGGTCGAGGGCGTCGTCGTCGCGGTCCCGGCGCTCGGCCTCGGCGAGACCGCGCGTACCCGTGGCGGCGTGCTCCAGCTCGCCTCGCGGCTCGGCTGGTGGCTGGCCCACGACGTCCGACGCCCGTGGGCGGAGGTGGTCACCGCCCGGCGCCGTGACGCGGAGCGGGCCGCGGCCGTCGCCGCGCTCGACTGCCCGCTGCTGGCGATCGGCGGCACCGACGACTACTTCGCCCACGACGTCGTCGACCTGTGGTCGGCCTGGGGCGGCCCGGCGCGGCTCGTCCTGGGACCGTGGGACCACGGTCTGGCCGGGGCCGCCCGGGCCCGGCGGATCCTGGGCTGGCTCGACGCGGTGCTCGACGGGCGGCCGCCCCGCGGCGCCACCCTGGTCGACCGGTCCGGCGGCCGCCACGAGGGAGCGCCGCCGATGGCCGAGGTCCGGCTCGCGGCCCGGCCCGGGGTGTCCTGGTGCGCGTCGCTGGCCGTCCGTCGTCCGGACGGCAGCACCCGCGAGATAGCCCACGGCGCCGCCTTCGGGAGCCGTCTCACCCTCGGCCCGGTGCTGCTGGCCCCGGCCGAGCGCACCGCGCTCGAGCTCCGGGTCACCGCCGACGACTTCCCCCGCTACGCCCGATCCCCCCACCCGCCGGGCCCGGTCCCGGACCATCACCTGGAGCTGAGCCCATGA
- a CDS encoding FecCD family ABC transporter permease produces MIIIPNSIATAVPRSSPAVVLTALGLAAAGCLLAALCVGHPVLAPGTAVAALLDPDHPQRVTVGEVRLPRAVLGAVAGGGLGLSGLLLQDALRNPIAGPELLGVSSGAAVVVATIVVLGLGVPLALQPWLALAGALVAGAGVLLAMGRTRAPDHVVLVGAAVSAACGGLVVAVVGLGTQGNVVVLFRYLMGSLAARGWSHVATVAPLVAAGILVAWLIRRRVEALTLGDEVAAGLGVAVARTRVLAVGTAALLAAAVASACGPVAWVALLAPHLARRLTGSASTRRALAPTLAVGGLLLMAADLGARRLLYPVEVPVGIVTTLVGVPALLLLRPTGRPR; encoded by the coding sequence ATGATAATCATTCCCAACTCGATCGCGACGGCGGTCCCACGGTCCTCCCCCGCGGTCGTCCTCACCGCCCTCGGCCTCGCGGCCGCGGGCTGCCTGCTCGCCGCGCTGTGCGTCGGGCACCCGGTGCTCGCGCCCGGGACCGCCGTCGCCGCGCTGCTCGACCCGGACCATCCGCAGCGGGTCACGGTCGGCGAGGTGCGGCTGCCGCGCGCCGTGCTCGGCGCGGTCGCGGGCGGTGGTCTCGGCCTCAGCGGGCTGCTGCTCCAGGACGCGCTGCGCAACCCGATCGCCGGCCCCGAGCTGCTCGGCGTCTCCTCCGGCGCGGCCGTCGTGGTCGCCACGATCGTGGTGCTCGGCCTCGGGGTGCCGCTCGCCCTCCAGCCGTGGCTCGCGCTCGCGGGCGCGCTCGTCGCGGGCGCCGGCGTGCTCCTCGCGATGGGCCGTACCCGCGCCCCGGACCACGTGGTGCTCGTCGGCGCCGCCGTGTCCGCGGCGTGCGGCGGCCTGGTCGTCGCCGTGGTCGGGCTCGGCACCCAGGGCAATGTCGTGGTCCTCTTCCGGTACCTGATGGGCAGCCTGGCCGCGCGCGGCTGGTCCCACGTGGCGACCGTGGCACCGCTGGTCGCGGCCGGCATCCTGGTCGCCTGGCTGATCCGGCGCCGGGTCGAGGCGCTCACCCTCGGCGACGAGGTGGCGGCCGGGCTCGGCGTCGCGGTGGCGCGGACCCGCGTGCTCGCCGTCGGCACCGCCGCCCTGCTCGCGGCGGCGGTGGCCTCGGCCTGCGGGCCGGTCGCGTGGGTGGCCCTGCTCGCCCCGCACCTCGCGCGACGCCTGACCGGCAGCGCCAGCACCCGCCGGGCGCTGGCGCCGACCCTGGCCGTCGGCGGCCTGCTGCTCATGGCGGCCGACCTCGGGGCGCGGCGCCTGCTGTACCCGGTCGAGGTGCCCGTCGGCATCGTGACCACCCTGGTCGGCGTACCGGCCCTGCTCCTGCTGCGGCCCACCGGACGGCCCCGATGA
- a CDS encoding YcaO-like family protein, whose product MTSASVESLVDPHFGIVTGLHPVERLAGLPPAYVGITAEVADSRVHGNWPSDRVSLGTTFGDPDGARIAAIGEAVERYCGNYVPAGLVRASARELADAGHRLLGPRDLSFFADWQHERAGFPFTRFTEDVEIAWVEGRGDDGPVLVPASWAHLNWRTGSRRRDPFLHHVNYAGIATGQGVADATRRGLLELVERDALSLWWHLGADAPGIDPASVPGLLDHLAGSRLEPHLLALPSWFGVPVVAAVVHDPVTGIVAGGFSAKLDPAETALKATLEAIHSWVFTQGLLDADGWVFDAVAAGILSEGLYLPHRPGRDYLAVAGPQCAAVRDLGAQAQVWLDPAVQRALLPRFTAPAATVGIDDLPVGTEAGLRAALAAGGHEVVVCELTTPDVARTPLRVVRVCARGLVPNAPAGFPYYGLPRWTEVGGRPPTPESLLLLPPPSL is encoded by the coding sequence ATGACCTCCGCGAGCGTCGAGAGCCTCGTCGACCCCCACTTCGGCATCGTCACCGGCCTGCACCCGGTCGAGCGGCTGGCCGGCCTGCCCCCGGCGTACGTCGGCATCACGGCCGAGGTCGCCGACTCGCGGGTCCACGGCAACTGGCCCAGCGACCGGGTCTCGCTCGGCACCACCTTCGGCGACCCCGACGGTGCCCGGATCGCCGCGATCGGCGAGGCGGTCGAGCGCTACTGCGGCAACTACGTGCCCGCGGGCCTGGTCCGGGCGAGCGCGCGCGAGCTGGCCGACGCCGGGCATCGACTGCTCGGCCCCCGGGACCTCTCCTTCTTCGCCGACTGGCAGCACGAGCGCGCCGGGTTCCCGTTCACGCGCTTCACCGAGGACGTCGAGATCGCCTGGGTCGAGGGACGCGGCGACGACGGGCCGGTCCTGGTGCCGGCGTCCTGGGCGCACCTCAACTGGCGCACCGGCTCGCGTCGTCGTGATCCGTTCCTGCACCACGTCAACTACGCGGGGATCGCCACCGGCCAGGGCGTCGCCGACGCCACCCGGCGCGGGCTGCTGGAGCTGGTCGAGCGCGACGCGCTCTCGCTGTGGTGGCATCTCGGGGCCGACGCGCCCGGCATCGACCCGGCGTCGGTGCCCGGCCTACTCGACCACCTCGCCGGGTCCCGGCTCGAGCCGCACCTGCTGGCCCTGCCCTCCTGGTTCGGCGTCCCGGTGGTCGCCGCGGTCGTCCACGACCCGGTGACCGGGATCGTGGCGGGCGGCTTCTCCGCCAAGCTCGACCCGGCCGAGACCGCGCTCAAGGCCACCCTCGAGGCGATCCACAGCTGGGTGTTCACCCAGGGCCTGCTCGACGCCGACGGCTGGGTCTTCGACGCCGTGGCGGCCGGGATCCTGTCGGAGGGGCTGTACCTGCCGCACCGCCCCGGGCGCGACTACCTGGCGGTGGCCGGCCCCCAGTGCGCCGCCGTGCGCGACCTCGGCGCCCAGGCGCAGGTCTGGCTGGACCCGGCCGTGCAGCGCGCGCTGCTGCCTCGGTTCACCGCACCCGCCGCCACCGTCGGGATCGACGACCTCCCCGTCGGCACCGAGGCCGGGCTCCGCGCGGCGCTGGCCGCCGGCGGCCACGAGGTGGTGGTCTGCGAGCTCACCACACCCGATGTCGCCCGCACGCCGCTGCGCGTGGTCCGGGTCTGCGCGCGCGGCCTGGTCCCGAACGCTCCCGCCGGCTTCCCGTACTACGGGCTGCCACGCTGGACGGAGGTCGGCGGCCGGCCGCCGACGCCCGAGAGCCTGCTCCTGCTGCCCCCGCCCAGCCTGTGA
- a CDS encoding MFS transporter yields the protein MTASALADPTYRRFLVARAVAMTGNALTLVALPILVYRLTGSATLTALVAAAETAPYLVFGLPAGALADRWNRRRVLVVSGSLSGLALLTVPVADLLGALTFAHVLVVAGLVSSLFVFADAASFGLVPQLVGRDRVASATSALVTTGTAIGLVGPLLAGLLVTATSPALALGIDGLGYLAAAGVVARLRWPGSETTPDVVAGRRLRTEVAEGLRYLWAAPVVRWLTVLGTGASLAGGAVSGLLVVVGVEQLGLDVDSPALGWLFAAGAVGTLLASLALPRLQRRAGVGVITTTGYAVALAALLALSASTTLLLALPLLVVLQLAMTTLIVNGIVTRQVVTPDHLQSRVNTTARLIAWGGSPLGAALAGVVAGAAGTEWALRLASGGLVCSLVGAVVVGVPRFGRLDDLRVEAPG from the coding sequence GTGACCGCCTCGGCACTGGCGGACCCGACGTACCGCCGGTTCCTGGTCGCCCGGGCGGTCGCGATGACGGGCAACGCGCTCACCCTGGTGGCCCTCCCGATCCTCGTCTACCGGCTCACCGGCAGCGCCACCCTCACCGCGCTCGTCGCGGCGGCCGAGACCGCGCCGTACCTGGTGTTCGGCCTGCCCGCCGGCGCGCTCGCCGACCGCTGGAACCGCCGCCGGGTGCTCGTCGTCAGCGGGTCGCTCAGCGGACTCGCGCTGCTCACGGTGCCCGTGGCCGACCTGCTCGGCGCGCTGACCTTCGCGCACGTGCTCGTCGTCGCGGGGCTGGTGTCCAGCCTGTTCGTGTTCGCCGACGCGGCCTCCTTCGGCCTGGTGCCGCAGCTGGTCGGCCGCGACCGGGTCGCCTCGGCGACGTCGGCACTGGTCACCACGGGCACCGCCATCGGCCTGGTCGGGCCGCTCCTCGCCGGCCTGCTCGTCACCGCGACCTCCCCGGCACTCGCGCTCGGCATCGACGGGCTCGGCTACCTCGCCGCCGCGGGCGTCGTCGCCCGGCTGCGTTGGCCGGGCAGCGAGACCACGCCGGACGTCGTCGCGGGGCGCCGGCTGCGGACCGAGGTCGCCGAGGGACTGCGCTACCTCTGGGCGGCGCCCGTGGTCCGCTGGCTGACCGTGCTCGGCACCGGCGCCAGCCTCGCCGGCGGCGCGGTCTCGGGACTGCTCGTCGTGGTCGGTGTCGAGCAGCTCGGCCTCGACGTCGACTCCCCGGCGCTGGGCTGGCTGTTCGCCGCCGGGGCGGTGGGCACCCTGCTCGCGAGCCTCGCGCTGCCCCGGCTGCAGCGGCGCGCCGGCGTCGGCGTCATCACGACGACGGGGTACGCCGTCGCCCTGGCCGCGCTGCTCGCGCTGTCCGCGAGCACCACCCTGCTCCTCGCCCTGCCGCTGCTCGTCGTCCTCCAGCTGGCGATGACGACGCTCATCGTGAACGGGATCGTCACCCGCCAGGTGGTCACCCCGGACCACCTCCAGTCCCGGGTCAACACCACGGCCCGGCTCATCGCCTGGGGCGGCAGCCCCCTCGGCGCGGCGCTCGCGGGCGTGGTCGCGGGCGCCGCCGGCACGGAGTGGGCGCTGCGACTCGCCTCGGGCGGCCTGGTGTGCAGCCTGGTGGGCGCGGTCGTCGTCGGCGTACCCCGGTTCGGCCGGCTCGACGACCTCCGCGTGGAGGCGCCCGGGTGA
- a CDS encoding FecCD family ABC transporter permease, producing the protein MTGRTTTRRAGAVVAGGLLAGLLLVLAHLLVGRSELPPGEVLRALVGRASEPVYEVIVLDYRLPRVLVGLGAGALLAVSGVLVQAVVRNPLAEPATTGVGAGAALAVTAALVLWPGRPLAYPAALVGALATGAVLYAVGRRSLAVAGVLLGAVLAAMTSLLLVVDSAPIGVVLRWLVGSLNARTPHDWALLWPWVAVLLPVAWLLASRLNAWALGDAVAVGLGLRARPLVAVVLLVAVGAAAAAIAAAGAVAFVGLVAPHVARLWVGADHRRLVPVSAVLGALLLSLADLVAFSVTIRLPGVAPDVSGVPVGAVTALLGAPVLISLIRRESRP; encoded by the coding sequence ATGACCGGCCGTACGACGACCCGGCGCGCCGGCGCGGTGGTCGCGGGCGGTCTCCTCGCCGGGCTGCTGCTCGTGCTCGCCCACCTGCTGGTCGGCCGCTCCGAGCTGCCCCCGGGCGAGGTGCTGCGCGCCCTGGTCGGCCGGGCCAGCGAGCCGGTCTACGAGGTGATCGTGCTCGACTACCGGCTGCCGCGGGTCCTCGTGGGCCTGGGCGCGGGCGCGCTGCTCGCGGTGTCCGGCGTCCTGGTCCAGGCCGTCGTGCGCAACCCGCTCGCCGAGCCGGCGACCACCGGCGTGGGCGCCGGCGCAGCACTCGCGGTCACCGCCGCACTGGTGCTGTGGCCAGGCCGTCCGCTCGCCTATCCCGCAGCCCTCGTCGGGGCACTCGCCACCGGCGCCGTCCTCTACGCCGTCGGGCGCCGCTCCCTCGCGGTGGCGGGCGTGCTGCTCGGCGCCGTGCTCGCCGCGATGACCTCCCTGCTGCTCGTGGTCGACTCGGCACCGATCGGCGTGGTGCTGCGCTGGCTGGTCGGCTCCCTCAACGCCCGCACGCCCCACGACTGGGCCCTGTTGTGGCCTTGGGTCGCGGTGCTCCTCCCCGTCGCCTGGCTGCTCGCCTCGCGACTCAACGCGTGGGCGCTGGGCGACGCCGTCGCGGTCGGCCTCGGCCTGCGCGCCCGGCCGCTGGTCGCCGTGGTGCTGCTGGTCGCCGTCGGCGCCGCCGCGGCGGCGATCGCCGCGGCCGGCGCGGTCGCCTTCGTGGGCCTGGTCGCACCGCACGTCGCCCGGCTCTGGGTCGGCGCCGACCACCGGCGGCTGGTGCCGGTCAGCGCCGTCCTCGGCGCCCTCCTGCTCAGCCTCGCCGACCTGGTCGCGTTCTCGGTCACGATCCGGCTGCCCGGCGTCGCGCCCGACGTCTCGGGGGTTCCGGTCGGCGCCGTGACCGCCCTCCTCGGCGCACCCGTCCTGATCAGTCTCATCCGCAGGGAGAGCCGCCCATGA
- a CDS encoding MFS transporter, translating to MTLTAPVTTPSLLRRKGRWIDDWRPEDPEFWEETGAPIARRNLLWSIFAEHLGFSVWLIWSVSSAFLLAQGFAFTPQQLFFLVAIPNLVGALIRVPYTLAVGRFGGRNWTMISAGLLLVPTLSFAYAVTQPGTPYAVFCVIAATAGFGGGNFASSMANINFFYPARLKGAALGLNAAGGNLGVAIIQLFLPVLVGGAGIFGLVRASEGGIHLERAAFVYAALAVVAVLAAWFRMDNLSNARTDTRQQLGVLRHRHTWVMSLLYIGTFGSFIGYSAAMPLLIKLNFWHQAGPQAPGTGINFAYYAFLGALVGSVTRPLGGHLADRFGGARVTVAAFAGLVLGTLGILGTLAMLTPIPTAAGPAQTAAVDANAGVFPLFLGVFLVVFACTGIGNGSTYKMIPAIHRTDAVLATADGSPERELALLDGTKRSSAAVGIIGAVGAIGGFLIPITFNSPWVSEPLAATKSAFAVFAGFYVVCLAVTWAVYRRRGRTYADAGI from the coding sequence ATGACCCTCACCGCACCCGTGACCACGCCCAGCCTCCTCCGGAGGAAGGGCAGGTGGATCGACGACTGGCGTCCCGAGGACCCCGAGTTCTGGGAGGAGACCGGCGCCCCGATCGCCCGGCGCAACCTGCTCTGGTCGATCTTCGCCGAGCACCTCGGGTTCTCGGTGTGGCTGATCTGGAGCGTGAGCTCGGCCTTCCTGCTGGCGCAGGGCTTCGCCTTCACCCCGCAGCAGCTGTTCTTCCTGGTCGCGATCCCCAACCTGGTCGGCGCCCTGATCCGGGTGCCCTACACCCTCGCGGTCGGGAGGTTCGGCGGGCGCAACTGGACCATGATCAGCGCCGGCCTGCTGCTGGTGCCGACGCTGAGCTTCGCCTACGCGGTCACCCAGCCCGGCACGCCGTACGCCGTGTTCTGCGTGATCGCCGCGACGGCCGGGTTCGGCGGCGGCAACTTCGCCAGCTCGATGGCGAACATCAACTTCTTCTACCCCGCCCGGCTCAAGGGCGCGGCGCTCGGCCTCAACGCCGCGGGCGGCAACCTGGGGGTGGCGATCATCCAGCTGTTCCTGCCGGTGCTCGTCGGCGGGGCGGGCATCTTCGGGCTGGTCCGGGCGAGTGAGGGTGGGATCCACCTGGAGCGGGCCGCGTTCGTCTACGCCGCCCTGGCCGTCGTCGCGGTGCTCGCCGCCTGGTTCCGGATGGACAACCTCTCCAACGCGCGCACCGACACCCGCCAGCAGCTCGGCGTGCTCCGGCACCGCCACACCTGGGTGATGTCCCTGCTCTACATCGGCACCTTCGGCTCGTTCATCGGCTACTCCGCCGCCATGCCGCTGCTGATCAAGCTCAACTTCTGGCACCAGGCCGGTCCGCAGGCGCCGGGCACCGGCATCAACTTCGCCTACTACGCCTTCCTCGGCGCGCTGGTCGGCTCGGTGACCCGCCCGCTGGGCGGCCACCTCGCGGACCGCTTCGGCGGGGCCCGGGTCACCGTCGCCGCCTTCGCCGGCCTGGTGCTCGGCACCCTCGGCATCCTCGGCACGCTCGCGATGCTGACCCCGATCCCCACCGCGGCCGGCCCGGCGCAGACCGCGGCGGTCGACGCCAACGCCGGGGTGTTCCCGCTGTTCCTGGGCGTCTTCCTCGTGGTCTTCGCCTGCACCGGCATCGGCAACGGCTCGACGTACAAGATGATCCCGGCGATCCACCGCACCGACGCCGTCCTCGCCACCGCGGACGGCAGCCCCGAGCGCGAGCTGGCCCTCCTCGACGGCACCAAGCGCTCCTCGGCCGCCGTCGGGATCATCGGCGCGGTCGGCGCGATCGGAGGCTTCTTGATCCCGATCACGTTCAACAGCCCCTGGGTCAGCGAGCCGCTCGCCGCGACCAAGAGCGCCTTCGCCGTCTTCGCCGGGTTCTACGTCGTGTGCCTCGCCGTGACCTGGGCGGTCTACCGCCGCCGCGGCCGGACCTACGCCGACGCCGGGATCTGA
- a CDS encoding ABC transporter substrate-binding protein, with protein sequence MRKPTALAALVPAALVAAATLTACGASDADDGGSRRSAGQSITVTDDTGATITLDAPAQRVACLTMICVDALTEVGIAPVAYRDALARDERYAGPDADMREITGGFGEENVEDIALATPDLVIGLAGVQDGLRPAVEAHAPLVLVDPRSWQDSVAFLRTVGELTGTEERAAERADAFTERVEAAAATRSGLTTLSMYGEPGSLGVDSVETPVGSLLAEVSDYPWPAAGDPFASVAVEQIAEVDPDLVFAQAFSASTDTEPLGERLASDPVWARLTAAREGRVVEVEAPVWATGRGTISLGLVLDTVLENLGESS encoded by the coding sequence ATGCGCAAGCCCACCGCCCTCGCCGCCCTCGTCCCCGCCGCCCTCGTGGCCGCCGCGACGCTCACCGCCTGCGGGGCGTCCGACGCCGACGACGGCGGCTCCCGGCGCTCGGCCGGGCAGTCGATCACCGTCACCGACGACACCGGCGCCACCATCACCCTCGACGCGCCGGCCCAGCGCGTCGCCTGTCTCACGATGATCTGCGTCGACGCGCTGACCGAGGTCGGCATCGCGCCGGTCGCCTACCGCGACGCGCTCGCCCGCGACGAGCGCTACGCCGGCCCGGACGCCGACATGCGCGAGATCACCGGCGGCTTCGGCGAGGAGAACGTCGAGGACATCGCCCTCGCCACGCCGGACCTGGTGATCGGCCTGGCCGGCGTCCAGGACGGGCTGCGGCCGGCGGTCGAGGCGCACGCGCCGCTCGTCCTGGTCGACCCGCGCTCGTGGCAGGACTCGGTCGCCTTCCTGCGCACGGTCGGCGAGCTCACCGGCACCGAGGAGCGGGCGGCGGAGCGCGCGGACGCGTTCACCGAGCGGGTCGAGGCCGCCGCGGCGACGCGCAGCGGGCTGACGACGCTGTCGATGTACGGCGAGCCGGGCAGTCTCGGGGTCGACTCGGTCGAGACGCCGGTCGGCTCGCTGCTGGCCGAGGTGAGCGACTACCCCTGGCCCGCGGCCGGTGACCCGTTCGCCAGCGTCGCGGTCGAGCAGATCGCCGAGGTCGACCCGGACCTGGTCTTCGCGCAGGCGTTCTCGGCGTCCACGGACACCGAGCCGCTGGGTGAGCGGCTGGCGTCCGACCCGGTGTGGGCGCGGCTGACGGCGGCTCGCGAGGGCCGGGTCGTCGAGGTCGAGGCCCCGGTCTGGGCGACCGGCCGCGGCACCATCTCGCTCGGCCTGGTCCTCGACACGGTTCTCGAGAATCTCGGCGAGAGCAGTTGA
- a CDS encoding HAD family acid phosphatase, giving the protein MRALGLALLLALLLGLQPVSPAPAGAAAAAGPLPSAAQWQADVRAVYAKKRPGAYLTERAASGQKRLAIVLDIDNTSLATHYSWPQPIKRTLKLTRKAQSRGMSVVFVTGRFEDSLANVTKALDAAGYHHDGICGRRHGEALADGKQRCRAQYADQGLTFVLNVGNRSTDFVGGDYERRLKLPSYGGALS; this is encoded by the coding sequence ATGCGCGCTCTCGGCCTCGCCCTCCTCCTCGCCCTGCTCCTCGGCCTGCAGCCGGTCTCGCCGGCCCCGGCCGGCGCCGCTGCCGCCGCCGGGCCGCTCCCGTCAGCGGCCCAGTGGCAGGCCGACGTCCGGGCGGTCTACGCCAAGAAGCGCCCGGGCGCCTACCTCACCGAGCGGGCGGCGAGCGGGCAGAAGCGGCTGGCGATCGTGCTCGACATCGACAACACCTCGCTCGCCACCCACTACTCCTGGCCCCAGCCGATCAAGCGCACGCTGAAGCTCACCCGGAAGGCACAGAGCCGGGGCATGTCGGTCGTCTTCGTCACCGGTCGCTTCGAGGACAGTCTCGCCAACGTGACGAAGGCCCTCGACGCCGCCGGCTACCACCACGACGGGATCTGCGGGCGCCGGCACGGCGAGGCCCTCGCCGACGGCAAGCAGCGCTGCCGGGCGCAGTACGCCGACCAGGGGCTGACCTTCGTGCTCAACGTCGGCAACCGCTCGACCGACTTCGTCGGCGGTGACTACGAGCGCAGGCTCAAGCTGCCCAGCTACGGCGGCGCGCTCAGCTGA